A window from Gemmatimonadaceae bacterium encodes these proteins:
- a CDS encoding Ig-like domain-containing protein: IAAAPGASLSIVAPTADASPGGKGISGVTTFTFAAGAFSDPDAIYTWDFGDGSPAGNGLTATHTYTREGTFTATVHVSGAKTGTARTTVRVGSLTGSWIQTNAGSIFMRLVIAQQGASLSGTWYVMVPAGTPFSPVNNAAFSATALTGSVRSPNLVAMTQGGECQRVITQGSVDPELTVISGPATALNTACTNIGTQTFARDTAPPITSVVVSGGATSLLAGASTTFTATVTGGFNKQVIWTTSNPSVAGVNATGTVTANGTGTATITAIAIGDPTKTATAQVSVGSPKVVRSVIVTPSSTSIQVGGTTAFSAVVDADTGVDRSVKWSSSNAGVATVSGTGVVTGVAAGTATITATSVADASKSGSGTVTVIAAAVKSIVIKQGPDIPLGMKVSGDVTKNLTATLVFDPGADTTLVWSTANSSIATVTSTGALTGRGFGTTTVTAQSASTPTVSATSSVFVCGFPTIVSINNAVTGIPTNLGAVRDSIDVVIGGAAVTQPGVRSANVTIQAAAGSPLTQSPFIAAGSTSQVTSRINTRTLPNGTYLLSASIWDFVPGSSAVATAGCASTPVNITINNP, encoded by the coding sequence ATCGCCGCGGCGCCGGGTGCGTCGCTCTCGATCGTCGCGCCGACCGCGGATGCGAGTCCGGGCGGCAAAGGCATCAGCGGCGTGACGACGTTCACCTTCGCGGCGGGCGCCTTCAGCGACCCCGACGCGATTTACACGTGGGACTTTGGCGACGGCTCGCCTGCCGGTAACGGATTGACGGCGACGCACACCTACACGCGCGAAGGAACGTTTACCGCCACCGTGCACGTCTCCGGAGCGAAGACCGGGACCGCACGAACCACGGTGCGCGTCGGAAGCCTGACCGGCAGCTGGATTCAGACGAACGCCGGAAGCATCTTCATGCGGTTGGTGATCGCGCAACAGGGCGCGTCGTTGTCGGGGACGTGGTACGTCATGGTGCCGGCGGGAACACCGTTTTCGCCGGTGAACAATGCCGCGTTCTCCGCGACAGCCCTCACCGGCTCGGTGCGCAGCCCGAACCTCGTTGCGATGACACAAGGCGGTGAATGCCAGCGCGTCATCACGCAGGGCAGCGTCGATCCGGAGCTGACGGTGATCAGCGGACCGGCGACCGCGCTCAACACGGCCTGCACCAACATCGGCACGCAAACGTTCGCGCGCGATACGGCACCGCCGATCACGAGCGTCGTCGTGAGCGGCGGCGCGACATCGCTGCTCGCGGGAGCGTCGACGACCTTCACGGCCACGGTCACCGGCGGCTTCAACAAGCAAGTGATCTGGACGACGTCGAACCCCTCCGTCGCCGGCGTGAATGCGACGGGTACCGTGACGGCGAATGGAACCGGGACGGCGACGATCACGGCGATCGCAATCGGTGATCCCACGAAGACCGCGACGGCACAGGTGTCGGTCGGCTCGCCGAAAGTGGTCCGCAGTGTGATCGTGACGCCATCGAGCACGTCGATTCAAGTCGGCGGAACGACTGCCTTCTCGGCCGTCGTCGACGCCGACACGGGGGTCGATCGGTCGGTGAAATGGTCGTCGTCGAATGCGGGCGTCGCGACGGTGAGCGGCACCGGCGTGGTGACGGGAGTCGCGGCAGGCACGGCGACGATCACGGCGACGTCGGTGGCGGATGCGTCGAAGAGCGGGTCCGGGACGGTCACTGTCATCGCCGCGGCGGTCAAGAGCATCGTGATCAAACAAGGCCCGGACATTCCGCTCGGGATGAAGGTGAGCGGCGACGTCACCAAGAATCTCACGGCGACTTTGGTGTTCGACCCCGGGGCCGATACCACTCTCGTGTGGTCGACGGCGAATTCGTCGATCGCCACGGTGACCTCGACCGGCGCGCTCACGGGACGCGGATTCGGAACGACGACCGTGACGGCGCAGTCGGCGTCGACGCCGACGGTGTCGGCAACGTCGAGCGTGTTCGTGTGCGGATTTCCGACGATCGTCTCGATCAACAATGCGGTAACGGGTATCCCGACGAATCTCGGCGCAGTCAGGGATTCGATCGACGTCGTGATCGGTGGGGCGGCCGTCACGCAGCCCGGCGTGCGATCGGCGAATGTGACGATTCAGGCTGCAGCCGGTTCCCCGTTGACACAGAGTCCGTTCATCGCGGCCGGGTCCACGAGTCAGGTAACGTCGCGCATCAACACGCGAACGCTTCCGAACGGCACCTACCTCTTGTCGGCGTCCATCTGGGACTTTGTGCCGGGTTCGTCAGCAGTGGCTACCGCCGGCTGTGCCTCGACGCCCGTGAACATCACCATCAACAATCCATAA